The Geminocystis sp. NIES-3708 genomic sequence TATGAGAGTGATATTCTGGCGGCCATTCATGAAACCGTATCCGATTTACATTCTGCTAATTTATTAGATGAGTCTATTAAAAAGGAATTTGATGAGATTTGTTTAACACCTATTAAGTCACTTAAACCTGCTGAAATTAGAGCAATTCGTCTCCAAGAAGATGTTAGCGAGGAAGTTTTTGCTAAATATTTGAATGTTTCACCTCATTTAATTCGTCAATGGGAAAGTGGCGAAAAAAAACCTCAAGGTTCTTCTCTGAAACTTTTATCTTTAGTGCAAAAAAAAGGTATTTCTCTCCTGATTTAAAAACTATAGATAGATTCTAAGATTAAGATGCGATCAAACTTTCAGCTCCATAAAAATCGAACTCCCCCACAAAAGTCGATCGAATCTTCCACAAAAAAAACGCATCTTAATTTTAAATAAGAATCAAGGCTGTGATGAAATAATCTCATCTTCAGATTTAGTTTTAAAACTGGGAAAATCATCAGGTAATTCTCCTTGAAAATCATTCAGTATAGTATCCCAAAAATTTTGAATTGTATGTAAACAATCTAATTCACATTCATTTATTGCTGAGTAAAGTTCATCATCCGATATTGTCTCATCATCACAC encodes the following:
- a CDS encoding DNA-binding transcriptional regulator, coding for MNNEKIYESDILAAIHETVSDLHSANLLDESIKKEFDEICLTPIKSLKPAEIRAIRLQEDVSEEVFAKYLNVSPHLIRQWESGEKKPQGSSLKLLSLVQKKGISLLI